A single genomic interval of Paracoccus contaminans harbors:
- the sctJ gene encoding type III secretion system inner membrane ring lipoprotein SctJ, with the protein MRLSFRAASPSAALRPCAALCLVLALSACKTEMYSGLGEREANDMVAALVAQGIPADKKPGPEGLTVRVDQARFAEAMAILEDKGLPAQKYDTMGEVFKKQGLVSSPTEERARLIYALSEELSRTVAEIDGVLSARIHVVLPEADMLGRDVKPSSASVFVRYAPGSNVENYAAQIKLLVANSIEGLLYDNITVVMVPAATVAADAGSKAAPRLTRVLGLWVHPASVGRLCVMLGALTALASAGFLLAGWPWVQARRRKRADPLMTEAGA; encoded by the coding sequence ATGCGTCTGTCCTTTAGGGCCGCGAGCCCGAGCGCGGCCCTGCGCCCTTGCGCAGCCCTGTGCCTTGTCCTGGCGCTGTCGGCCTGCAAGACCGAGATGTACAGCGGCCTTGGCGAACGCGAGGCCAATGACATGGTGGCCGCGCTGGTGGCCCAAGGCATCCCTGCCGACAAGAAGCCGGGGCCCGAGGGGCTGACCGTGCGCGTCGATCAGGCCCGCTTTGCCGAGGCGATGGCCATTCTGGAGGACAAGGGCCTTCCGGCGCAGAAATACGACACCATGGGCGAAGTGTTCAAAAAGCAGGGGCTGGTGTCCTCGCCCACCGAGGAACGGGCCCGGCTGATCTATGCCTTGTCCGAGGAACTGTCGCGCACCGTGGCAGAGATCGACGGCGTGCTGTCGGCGCGCATCCATGTCGTCCTGCCCGAGGCGGACATGCTTGGCCGAGATGTCAAGCCGTCCTCGGCCTCGGTGTTCGTGCGCTATGCGCCGGGATCGAACGTTGAGAACTACGCTGCGCAGATCAAGCTGCTGGTGGCCAATTCGATCGAGGGGCTGCTTTACGACAACATCACGGTGGTGATGGTCCCTGCCGCGACGGTGGCTGCCGATGCCGGATCAAAGGCCGCCCCCCGGCTGACCAGGGTGCTGGGCCTATGGGTGCATCCGGCCAGCGTGGGGCGGCTATGCGTCATGCTGGGCGCGCTCACGGCGCTGGCCTCGGCCGGGTTCCTCCTGGCGGGCTGGCCCTGGGTGCAGGCCCGTCGCCGCAAGCGGGCCGATCCGTTGATGACCGAGGCCGGTGCATGA
- a CDS encoding HrpE/YscL family type III secretion apparatus protein, with product MTGTVPRILKRDQLDGLRRAEAMLREAEAQSQDTRSAAAAEARALLEQAQRRALKESARTASRLIARAEETARARLDGLEPEIARLVALTVRRILGDIEPEAATRAAALNALRQLREHRQGRIFAAPDIAAPIAAAVDAAGPAGPEILSVATDPALDPGRALMISDRGSTELGLAALTEQALRPWTEGSDEAGA from the coding sequence ATGACCGGCACTGTTCCCCGCATCCTGAAGCGCGACCAGCTGGACGGCCTGCGGCGCGCCGAAGCCATGCTGCGCGAGGCCGAGGCGCAGAGCCAGGATACCCGTTCCGCCGCCGCCGCCGAGGCGCGCGCCCTGCTTGAGCAGGCGCAGCGCCGGGCGCTGAAGGAAAGTGCGCGCACCGCCTCGCGCTTGATCGCGCGGGCCGAGGAAACCGCCCGCGCCCGGCTGGACGGGCTGGAGCCGGAGATCGCCCGGCTTGTCGCGCTGACGGTGCGGCGCATCCTGGGCGACATCGAACCCGAGGCGGCCACCCGCGCCGCTGCGCTGAACGCGCTGCGGCAGCTGCGCGAACACCGGCAGGGCCGGATCTTTGCCGCCCCCGATATCGCGGCGCCCATCGCCGCAGCCGTGGACGCGGCCGGGCCCGCGGGCCCCGAGATCCTGTCAGTGGCAACAGACCCGGCGCTCGACCCCGGCCGGGCGCTGATGATCAGCGACCGCGGCAGCACTGAACTGGGCCTTGCCGCCCTGACCGAACAGGCGCTGCGGCCCTGGACCGAAGGCAGCGACGAGGCCGGCGCATGA
- a CDS encoding FliI/YscN family ATPase gives MTAGNRPDIPAQAAATVPASTLPDCGAAIASLGLAGSDAAMASSPGLAGAAAGTGLGPVTDDRPAAPPLFRDAGGADPAALPPAAGAAGDCAIDGAADGMSPDILAEALRARASRVAPVELRGRITRISGCVIHARLADGRIGEECILRDPVSRVEMTAEIIGFDGEQAILAPSGDTRGLSGRTEVIPTGREPMGPAGPALLGRVIDAFGRPLDGGAPIPASAPLNADPPAPLDRPVIDAPFVTGLRAIDGMLTMGEGQRIGIFGAAGMGKSSLLAQIIRGAEADAIVLGLIGERGREVAEFLERDLGPEGRRRAAVVVATSDRPATERLRAALTATAAAEALRAQGMRVLLLIDSATRVARALREIGLAAGEPPVRRGFPPSTFAQLPRLVERPGRTAEGSITAIYTILVEGDDDAADPVADELRSLLDGHIILSRDLAARGHYPAIDILRSKSRVMGAVADAAQVAASQRIAARLAKLDEIEILVQVGEYREGSDTLADEALALREWTDAFLRQSQDDCSPLTQTLDALLALGDAR, from the coding sequence ATGACCGCAGGCAACCGGCCCGACATACCGGCCCAGGCGGCTGCAACCGTCCCCGCCAGCACGCTGCCCGATTGCGGCGCCGCAATCGCTTCGCTGGGCCTGGCGGGTTCAGATGCCGCAATGGCCAGCTCGCCCGGCCTTGCCGGCGCGGCGGCCGGCACGGGGCTTGGCCCTGTGACCGATGACCGGCCTGCCGCGCCACCCCTGTTCCGGGACGCCGGCGGGGCAGACCCCGCCGCCTTGCCCCCTGCTGCCGGCGCGGCGGGAGATTGCGCCATCGACGGTGCGGCGGACGGAATGTCCCCCGACATTCTGGCCGAGGCGCTGCGCGCCCGCGCCAGCCGCGTTGCCCCGGTCGAGCTGCGCGGCCGCATCACCCGCATTTCAGGCTGCGTCATCCATGCCCGCCTTGCCGACGGCCGCATCGGCGAGGAATGCATCCTGCGCGACCCCGTCAGCCGTGTCGAAATGACCGCCGAGATCATCGGCTTTGACGGGGAACAGGCGATCCTGGCCCCGTCAGGCGACACCCGTGGCCTGTCGGGCCGCACCGAGGTCATCCCCACGGGGCGCGAGCCGATGGGCCCGGCCGGCCCGGCCCTGCTGGGCCGCGTCATCGACGCCTTCGGCCGCCCGCTGGACGGCGGTGCGCCGATCCCCGCCAGCGCGCCGCTGAATGCCGATCCGCCCGCCCCGCTGGACCGCCCCGTGATCGACGCGCCCTTCGTCACCGGGCTGCGGGCCATCGACGGGATGCTGACCATGGGCGAGGGGCAGCGCATCGGCATCTTCGGTGCGGCCGGGATGGGAAAATCCTCGCTGCTGGCGCAGATCATCCGCGGGGCCGAAGCTGATGCCATCGTGCTGGGCCTGATCGGCGAGCGTGGCCGCGAAGTGGCCGAGTTCCTGGAGCGCGACCTCGGCCCCGAAGGGCGCCGCCGTGCCGCAGTGGTCGTCGCCACATCGGATCGTCCTGCGACCGAACGCCTGCGCGCCGCGCTGACCGCCACTGCCGCGGCCGAGGCCCTGCGCGCCCAGGGGATGCGCGTTCTGCTGCTGATAGACAGCGCCACCCGCGTTGCCCGCGCCCTGCGCGAGATCGGCCTTGCCGCGGGTGAGCCGCCGGTGCGGCGCGGCTTTCCGCCCTCGACCTTTGCCCAGCTGCCGCGGCTGGTGGAACGGCCGGGCCGCACCGCCGAGGGCTCGATCACCGCGATCTATACCATCCTGGTCGAAGGCGACGATGACGCCGCCGACCCGGTCGCCGACGAACTGCGCAGCCTGCTGGACGGCCACATCATCCTGTCGCGCGATCTGGCCGCGCGCGGGCATTATCCTGCCATCGACATCCTGCGCTCCAAAAGCCGCGTGATGGGCGCGGTCGCCGATGCGGCCCAGGTCGCCGCCAGCCAGCGGATCGCCGCCCGCCTAGCCAAGCTGGACGAGATCGAGATCCTCGTGCAGGTCGGCGAATACCGCGAGGGATCGGATACGCTTGCCGATGAGGCGCTGGCGCTGCGCGAGTGGACCGATGCCTTCCTGCGGCAATCCCAGGACGATTGTAGCCCGCTGACGCAGACGCTGGACGCGCTGCTGGCCCTTGGGGATGCACGATGA
- a CDS encoding FliM/FliN family flagellar motor switch protein, whose amino-acid sequence MPMPGRLDLSALVAPGRSATPAPAHPAARALAGDDAGRAGSDEGRGAAVSLTSAQAALRGLLFRRRGPLMLRQGPGQAALTLTALPAGELPAPADTPWLSLTIDGAPAALALPWSMARRLAGRPLEAADPEDAALLLEDALTDWLDAGELATGLAIRLLRLDQTPPPDGIAVRLGVDLALPRPARQAAALRLSPGAAQALAAALARNERPRDALPGLALRVWIERPAARLTLGELRSLAPGDALLLPPEAEEGEAVAVVEQRLAAPVRAVGPGCWVIEAPLAPRPMRGADIPWTAWRNDMSDTDPATAGPLAPGHLTPQPSAQPAEAAATSGPDSPAEPAGTPVSMPQDGAASAGSPAPAGAEPPRPVSLDGLELRLSVRVGEALVPLSELRQAGPGTVIVLDRPDGALVDLVVNGQVVGTGQIITVAGQKACEIRSLFGDG is encoded by the coding sequence ATGCCGATGCCCGGTAGGCTGGACCTATCCGCACTGGTGGCGCCGGGGCGATCGGCCACGCCCGCCCCGGCGCATCCTGCGGCCCGCGCGCTGGCGGGTGATGATGCCGGGCGCGCCGGCAGCGATGAGGGCAGGGGCGCGGCCGTTTCCCTGACGTCGGCGCAGGCCGCCCTGCGGGGGTTGTTGTTCCGCAGGCGCGGGCCGCTGATGCTGCGGCAAGGGCCCGGGCAGGCCGCCCTGACGCTGACGGCTTTGCCGGCGGGCGAGCTGCCTGCGCCGGCCGACACGCCGTGGCTGTCCCTGACGATCGACGGCGCCCCGGCTGCGCTGGCGCTGCCCTGGTCGATGGCGCGGCGGCTGGCCGGCCGGCCGCTTGAGGCCGCCGATCCCGAGGACGCGGCCCTGTTGCTGGAAGACGCGCTGACCGACTGGCTGGATGCGGGCGAGCTGGCCACGGGCCTGGCCATCCGCCTGCTGCGGCTGGACCAGACCCCGCCACCGGACGGGATCGCAGTGCGTCTGGGGGTTGATCTTGCGCTGCCGCGTCCGGCCCGGCAGGCCGCGGCGCTGCGGCTGTCGCCGGGGGCGGCGCAGGCGCTGGCTGCCGCGCTGGCCCGCAACGAACGGCCGCGTGATGCCCTGCCGGGCCTTGCATTGCGGGTCTGGATCGAACGCCCCGCCGCGCGGCTTACCCTGGGTGAGCTGCGAAGCCTGGCCCCCGGCGATGCGCTGCTGCTGCCCCCCGAGGCAGAGGAGGGCGAGGCGGTGGCCGTGGTCGAACAGCGCCTTGCCGCCCCGGTGCGGGCCGTCGGACCGGGGTGCTGGGTGATCGAGGCGCCGCTGGCCCCCCGGCCGATGCGCGGCGCGGATATTCCTTGGACAGCATGGCGGAACGACATGAGCGATACCGATCCCGCGACGGCCGGACCCTTGGCGCCGGGACATCTGACGCCCCAGCCTTCGGCGCAGCCCGCCGAAGCGGCGGCCACCTCGGGCCCCGACAGCCCGGCAGAGCCTGCCGGAACGCCGGTTTCCATGCCGCAGGACGGCGCCGCTTCCGCTGGTTCCCCGGCGCCCGCCGGCGCCGAGCCGCCCCGGCCGGTATCCCTCGACGGGCTTGAGCTGCGGCTGTCGGTGCGCGTGGGCGAGGCGCTGGTTCCGCTGTCCGAACTGCGTCAGGCCGGGCCGGGAACGGTCATCGTGCTGGACCGCCCCGATGGCGCGCTGGTCGATCTGGTGGTGAACGGGCAGGTCGTCGGCACCGGGCAGATCATCACCGTGGCCGGCCAGAAAGCCTGCGAGATCCGCAGCCTGTTCGGCGATGGATAA
- the sctR gene encoding type III secretion system export apparatus subunit SctR, with protein sequence MDNPFPLLIAATGLMAVPFVVVSLTAFVKIAVVLFLVRSALGVQQTPPNLVLYGVTIVLTVYVMSPVFAQSWAAITQGGAGMAGLTDPAQWPGMLQRGLEPVRAFLMRLTTEQDRAFFLQAAQEMHASTNVEPAQGDLFILAPAFVTAELTRAFEIGVLLYLPFIVIDLVITNILTAMGMMMVSPMVISLPFKLLLFVAVDGWARLTHGLVMSYVPGG encoded by the coding sequence ATGGATAACCCCTTTCCGCTGCTGATCGCGGCCACGGGGCTGATGGCCGTGCCTTTCGTGGTCGTCAGCCTGACCGCCTTCGTCAAGATCGCCGTGGTGCTGTTTCTGGTCCGCAGCGCGTTGGGGGTGCAGCAGACGCCGCCCAATCTGGTGCTGTATGGCGTCACCATCGTGCTGACGGTCTATGTCATGTCGCCGGTGTTCGCCCAGTCATGGGCGGCGATCACGCAAGGAGGGGCCGGCATGGCGGGCCTGACGGACCCGGCGCAATGGCCCGGCATGCTGCAGCGCGGGCTGGAGCCCGTCCGCGCCTTCCTGATGCGCCTGACGACCGAACAGGACCGCGCCTTTTTCCTGCAGGCGGCGCAGGAAATGCACGCCAGCACCAATGTCGAACCGGCGCAGGGCGATCTGTTCATCCTTGCCCCCGCCTTTGTCACGGCCGAACTGACGCGGGCCTTTGAAATCGGCGTGCTGCTGTATCTGCCCTTCATCGTCATCGATCTCGTCATCACCAACATCCTGACCGCGATGGGGATGATGATGGTCTCGCCCATGGTCATCTCGCTGCCGTTCAAGCTGCTGCTGTTCGTGGCCGTAGATGGCTGGGCGCGGCTGACCCATGGTCTGGTGATGAGCTATGTGCCGGGGGGCTGA
- the sctS gene encoding type III secretion system export apparatus subunit SctS: MALYDSLNQSLILVLMLSMPAIVAATVVGLVIGLIQALTQIQDQTLSHAVKLVAVGAVIMLAGAGLSAQLVRFTDELFRRIAGI, translated from the coding sequence ATGGCGCTTTATGATTCGCTGAACCAGTCGCTGATCCTGGTGCTGATGCTGTCGATGCCCGCCATCGTCGCGGCGACGGTGGTCGGGCTGGTCATCGGCCTGATCCAGGCGCTGACCCAGATCCAGGATCAGACCCTGTCCCATGCGGTCAAGCTGGTCGCGGTGGGCGCGGTCATCATGCTGGCCGGCGCTGGTCTTTCAGCGCAGCTCGTCCGTTTCACCGATGAGCTTTTCCGCCGCATCGCCGGGATCTAG
- a CDS encoding EscT/YscT/HrcT family type III secretion system export apparatus protein, giving the protein MSFSAASPGSSIMAGGALQTMMSMGFDPDGIRSLVTLLPVTAARPLGYVLLIPLFGRFHLNTGYLRGALLVALILPVMPAAIAAADADPALLSAARVPGLMATEFLVGAILGLLAGLPLWAAQAAGDFMDIQRGAQMAQILDPGSAEQQSVTGTLLLLVCVLVLAAKGLLVTALFGPVLDSYAVMPLFSPLPRIEPAQGALALRLLDTLTRTGLILALPVLVPLLLVEMAVAVATKYMPQLNAMFLSMAIKQAVQGLLMIVYAVVLAGYAIGMGASEDLRPQALDAFLSGAARP; this is encoded by the coding sequence ATGAGCTTTTCCGCCGCATCGCCGGGATCTAGCATCATGGCGGGCGGGGCGCTGCAAACCATGATGTCCATGGGCTTTGACCCTGACGGCATCCGGTCGCTGGTCACGCTGTTGCCGGTGACGGCGGCGCGGCCGCTGGGCTATGTGCTGCTGATCCCGCTGTTCGGGCGGTTTCATCTGAACACCGGCTATCTGCGCGGCGCGCTGCTGGTGGCGCTGATCCTGCCGGTCATGCCGGCGGCGATCGCGGCGGCCGATGCCGATCCGGCGCTGCTGTCGGCGGCGCGGGTGCCGGGCCTGATGGCGACAGAGTTCCTGGTGGGCGCGATCCTGGGCCTGCTGGCCGGGCTGCCGCTATGGGCGGCGCAGGCCGCGGGCGATTTCATGGATATCCAGCGCGGCGCGCAGATGGCGCAGATTCTTGATCCCGGCTCGGCCGAACAGCAGTCGGTTACCGGAACGCTGCTGCTGCTGGTCTGTGTTCTGGTGCTGGCGGCCAAGGGGCTGCTGGTGACGGCGCTGTTCGGCCCGGTTCTGGACAGCTATGCCGTCATGCCGCTGTTCTCGCCCCTGCCGCGAATCGAGCCGGCACAGGGCGCCCTGGCGCTGCGCCTGCTCGATACGCTGACGCGCACGGGCCTTATCCTGGCGCTGCCGGTGCTGGTTCCGCTGCTGCTGGTCGAGATGGCAGTGGCGGTGGCCACGAAATACATGCCGCAGCTGAACGCGATGTTCCTGTCCATGGCAATCAAGCAGGCCGTTCAGGGGCTGCTGATGATCGTCTATGCCGTCGTGCTGGCCGGCTATGCCATCGGCATGGGGGCGTCAGAGGACCTGCGGCCGCAGGCCCTGGATGCCTTCCTGTCGGGCGCCGCCCGGCCATGA
- a CDS encoding EscU/YscU/HrcU family type III secretion system export apparatus switch protein: protein MSGESEEKTLPPTRHKLNKAREKGQVVTSRETLSSVSSLAVLLYLFARREAIWRDMKTLFLLEPAPGLTLMQDLHERARVAMDLATGIVAPIIALVIALAVLGGVAISGGPVFSMTPITPDFSRLNPASGFGKLFGRSAWMRLLMHLIRVGAIAALLVVMLWDQLGALVPMPPCGLPCMGQAADSILGPLLVGLTAILVVAGLLDYLVQRGDFIRQQRMSITEMKREYKDQDGNPQIKGALRQNQRDLVQNPTGLSQATLILRDGTRQMVALRYVRDEMPAPLVVARARGAAAGRAVQQAIRTRPGLVVVEDAAAVAALSGVAVGDWVSTDEQVAAVVPHLR, encoded by the coding sequence ATGAGCGGCGAGAGCGAGGAAAAGACCCTTCCGCCGACGCGCCACAAGCTGAACAAGGCGCGGGAAAAGGGGCAGGTCGTCACCTCGCGGGAAACCCTGTCGTCGGTCAGCTCGCTGGCGGTTCTGCTGTATCTGTTCGCCCGGCGCGAGGCGATCTGGCGCGATATGAAGACGCTGTTCCTGCTGGAACCTGCGCCGGGGCTGACCCTGATGCAGGATCTGCACGAACGTGCCCGTGTTGCGATGGATCTGGCGACCGGCATTGTGGCGCCGATCATCGCGCTGGTCATCGCGCTGGCGGTGCTGGGAGGGGTGGCGATCTCGGGCGGGCCGGTCTTTTCGATGACACCTATCACACCCGATTTCAGCCGGCTGAACCCGGCCAGCGGCTTTGGCAAGCTGTTCGGCCGGTCGGCATGGATGCGCCTTTTGATGCATCTGATTCGCGTCGGGGCGATCGCCGCGCTGCTGGTGGTGATGCTGTGGGACCAGCTTGGCGCGCTGGTGCCGATGCCGCCCTGCGGCCTCCCCTGCATGGGGCAGGCCGCCGATTCGATTCTCGGGCCGCTGCTCGTCGGGCTGACGGCGATTCTGGTCGTGGCGGGGCTGCTGGATTATCTGGTCCAGCGGGGCGATTTCATCCGCCAGCAGCGCATGTCGATCACCGAGATGAAGCGCGAATACAAGGATCAGGACGGCAATCCCCAGATCAAGGGGGCGCTGCGCCAGAACCAGCGCGATCTGGTGCAGAACCCCACCGGGCTGTCGCAGGCGACGCTGATCCTGCGCGATGGCACACGGCAGATGGTCGCGCTGCGCTATGTCCGCGACGAAATGCCCGCGCCGCTGGTCGTGGCGCGGGCCCGCGGCGCTGCCGCGGGGCGGGCGGTGCAGCAGGCGATCAGGACAAGGCCGGGCTTGGTGGTTGTGGAGGATGCGGCGGCCGTGGCGGCGCTGTCGGGTGTGGCGGTGGGAGACTGGGTCTCGACCGACGAGCAGGTCGCCGCCGTGGTTCCGCATCTGCGCTGA
- a CDS encoding EscE/YscE/SsaE family type III secretion system needle protein co-chaperone, whose translation MSDRNVEIVELDRRLGNDPDGIELRRLTERLVAGKGRVIQEIGRGVSTDEYARLSLLAQAYDAGIDALPKLWASIHDQPQT comes from the coding sequence ATGTCTGACAGGAATGTCGAAATCGTCGAACTCGACCGGCGGCTGGGTAATGATCCGGACGGTATCGAACTGCGCCGTCTGACCGAACGGCTTGTCGCAGGAAAAGGGCGGGTGATCCAAGAGATCGGCCGCGGGGTGAGCACCGACGAATACGCCCGGCTCTCTCTTCTTGCCCAGGCATATGATGCTGGCATCGATGCCCTGCCCAAGCTGTGGGCTTCTATCCACGACCAACCGCAAACTTGA
- a CDS encoding CDC27 family protein, whose protein sequence is MPAVSAGLPAPIPAAAAEGVPRPDTDDPVEIAAHGRTLATLGLIHLRHAGAPRAMVLGLAAMAMGDLRPRTVLMVAEALLQAGDPAQAMTALERFDDDGAGLSQPPTPAENAARLYLAARVLLRQGRLEEARRALEQAIEDGRAAAGPTTGAGA, encoded by the coding sequence ATGCCGGCCGTTTCAGCCGGCCTGCCCGCGCCCATCCCGGCCGCGGCGGCCGAGGGTGTTCCGCGCCCCGATACCGACGACCCGGTTGAGATCGCCGCCCATGGGCGGACGCTGGCGACCTTGGGGTTGATCCATCTGCGCCATGCGGGCGCGCCGCGTGCGATGGTGCTGGGGCTGGCGGCGATGGCGATGGGCGATCTGCGCCCGCGGACCGTGCTGATGGTGGCCGAGGCCCTGCTGCAGGCAGGCGATCCGGCACAGGCGATGACGGCGCTTGAGCGCTTTGACGACGACGGGGCGGGGCTGTCGCAGCCTCCCACGCCGGCCGAAAACGCGGCCCGCCTTTATCTGGCCGCGCGCGTGCTGCTGCGGCAGGGCCGCCTTGAGGAGGCGCGCCGCGCCCTGGAACAGGCGATCGAGGACGGCCGCGCCGCGGCAGGGCCCACGACAGGGGCAGGGGCATGA
- the sctV gene encoding type III secretion system export apparatus subunit SctV, with protein MKRAASFLRQVAGRQDLALIVLLVLIVFMIILPLPTWLLDVMIGTNMALSVLILIVSVYLAQPTTFSTLPAVLLFATLFRLAIGISTTRMILLQADAGKIVETFGKFVLGGSLVVGIVVFLIITIVQFIVITKGAERVAEVSARFSLDALPGRQMSIDSDMRAGEIDMAEARRRREALQLESEFYGSMDGAMKFVKGDAIAGLIIIAVNILGGLGVGVGQKGMAFGEALHRYSVLTVGDGMVSQIPALLMAIASGVVITRITHAGSSDLGRDIAGQIGASPRAMQVAGVVLVGFALIPGFPALTFLVLAALIGGGGILMARNAQREREDADPLGPEAPTAVGRTDLMMVPMPPIQLSVGPEIAQGLNRRDFDAAALRERTRLFDDLGVPFPRLQLGTDADLPGDRWQLRVESVPVAEGSLPPGKLRLLDQPDAARILGVTLAEAPLSAAERVSWWAEADTETTLRRAGLRIQTPEQALAAQASARLPRHAAEFLGVQEVGALLGAMEGRYESLVAEAQKALPVQKVAAVMRRLVEEEIPIRNLRILLETIVEWAPREKDVELLAEYVRAALARQISHKYADGERTIAAYVIEADVEEAIRASIRQAPSGVYLALEAQQSRRLLDMLRGAVGDLSAHARTPVFLSAMDVRRFLRRFLTSHDMDLPVLSHKEIAPQYKVQPLAMLSLR; from the coding sequence ATGAAGCGCGCAGCCTCGTTCCTGCGGCAGGTTGCCGGGCGCCAGGATCTGGCGCTGATCGTCCTGCTGGTGCTGATCGTCTTCATGATCATCCTGCCGCTGCCGACCTGGCTGCTGGATGTGATGATCGGCACCAACATGGCGCTGTCGGTGCTGATCCTGATCGTGTCGGTCTATCTGGCGCAGCCGACGACCTTTTCGACCCTGCCCGCTGTGCTGCTGTTTGCGACGCTGTTCCGGCTGGCGATCGGCATTTCGACCACCCGAATGATCCTGCTGCAGGCGGATGCCGGCAAGATCGTCGAAACCTTCGGCAAGTTCGTGCTGGGCGGCAGCCTGGTCGTCGGGATCGTGGTGTTCCTGATCATCACCATCGTGCAGTTCATCGTGATCACCAAGGGCGCCGAGCGCGTCGCCGAGGTGTCGGCGCGCTTTTCGCTCGACGCGCTGCCGGGCCGGCAGATGTCGATCGACAGCGACATGCGCGCGGGCGAGATCGACATGGCCGAGGCCCGCCGCCGGCGTGAGGCGTTGCAGCTGGAATCCGAGTTCTATGGCTCGATGGACGGCGCGATGAAGTTCGTCAAGGGCGACGCCATCGCGGGCCTGATCATCATCGCCGTCAACATCCTGGGCGGCCTGGGCGTCGGCGTGGGCCAGAAGGGGATGGCCTTCGGCGAGGCGCTGCACCGCTATTCGGTGCTGACGGTCGGCGACGGCATGGTCAGCCAGATCCCGGCGCTGCTGATGGCGATCGCCTCGGGCGTGGTCATCACGCGGATCACCCATGCCGGCTCGTCCGATCTGGGGCGCGACATCGCCGGGCAGATCGGCGCCAGCCCCCGCGCGATGCAGGTCGCGGGCGTGGTGCTGGTCGGCTTTGCGCTGATCCCCGGCTTTCCCGCGCTGACCTTCCTGGTTCTGGCGGCGCTGATCGGGGGCGGCGGTATCCTGATGGCGCGCAATGCCCAGCGCGAAAGAGAGGATGCCGATCCGCTTGGCCCCGAGGCGCCGACCGCAGTCGGCCGAACGGATCTGATGATGGTGCCGATGCCCCCGATCCAGCTCTCGGTCGGGCCAGAGATTGCACAGGGGTTGAACCGGCGCGATTTCGACGCCGCGGCGCTGCGCGAACGCACGCGGCTGTTCGATGATCTGGGCGTGCCGTTCCCCCGGCTTCAGCTTGGCACGGACGCTGACCTGCCGGGCGATCGCTGGCAGCTGCGCGTTGAAAGCGTTCCCGTTGCCGAAGGCTCGCTGCCGCCGGGCAAGCTGCGGCTGCTGGATCAGCCTGATGCGGCGCGCATCCTTGGCGTCACGCTCGCCGAGGCGCCCCTGTCGGCTGCCGAACGGGTCAGCTGGTGGGCTGAGGCGGACACAGAAACGACGCTGCGCCGGGCTGGCCTGCGCATCCAGACCCCGGAACAGGCATTGGCGGCGCAGGCAAGCGCCCGCCTGCCGCGCCATGCGGCCGAGTTCCTGGGCGTGCAGGAGGTCGGCGCCTTGCTGGGCGCGATGGAAGGGCGCTATGAAAGCCTGGTGGCCGAGGCCCAGAAGGCCTTGCCCGTGCAGAAGGTCGCCGCCGTCATGCGCCGCCTGGTCGAGGAGGAGATCCCGATCCGCAACCTGCGCATCCTGCTGGAAACCATCGTCGAATGGGCGCCGCGTGAAAAGGATGTCGAGCTGCTGGCGGAATATGTGCGCGCCGCCCTGGCCCGCCAGATCAGCCACAAATATGCCGATGGCGAACGGACAATCGCCGCTTACGTGATCGAGGCCGATGTCGAGGAGGCGATCCGCGCCTCGATCCGGCAGGCGCCGTCGGGCGTCTATCTGGCGCTCGAGGCGCAGCAGTCGCGGCGGCTGCTGGACATGCTGCGGGGCGCGGTTGGCGATCTGTCGGCCCATGCGCGCACGCCCGTATTCTTGTCGGCAATGGATGTGCGGCGTTTCCTGCGGCGTTTCCTGACCAGCCACGACATGGATCTTCCGGTGCTGTCGCACAAGGAAATCGCCCCCCAATACAAGGTACAACCCCTCGCCATGTTGTCGTTGCGATGA